A region from the Vicia villosa cultivar HV-30 ecotype Madison, WI linkage group LG3, Vvil1.0, whole genome shotgun sequence genome encodes:
- the LOC131656229 gene encoding BTB/POZ and TAZ domain-containing protein 1-like encodes MDALLSTITSSTKPDLYINGPRGTRIPADAAILASASPVLDNMIKSNRIVEIRGVPYDAVTAFVRFLYTSRCSEEDMENYGIHLLSLSHAYSVPKLKQSCVTGLSKLATIENVVDVLHLARLCDAPDLYLNCAMLIRKKFRSVKKTEGWKFLHTNDPRLEKDIVQFINEDKSRKSRMKRQREEQEVIMQLSEAMECLEHICTEGCTSVAPYDVDVKEQRKRMPCSKFSTCQGLQVLIRHFATCEKRVKGGCMRCKRLWQLFRLHSCICIHQDSCKVPLCRQFHLKMEKENKEDDASWKLLVRKVGSAKAMSSLQQLLKR; translated from the exons ATGGATGCTCTGCTTTCTACCATCACCTCCTCCACTAAACCCGATCTTTACATCAACGGTCCCAGAGGAACCCGAATTCCAGCTGATGCAGCCATTTTG GCTTCAGCGTCCCCAGTTCTAGATAACATGATAAAATCCAACAGAATCGTCGAAATCCGCGGCGTACCATACGACGCCGTCACAGCCTTTGTACGTTTCCTCTACACCTCCAG GTGCAGCGAGGAGGATATGGAAAATTACGGAATACACCTTCTTTCATTATCGCACGCGTATTCAGTGCCAAAGCTGAAGCAGAGTTGCGTTACTGGTTTGTCCAAACTTGCGACTATAGAAAATGTAGTGGACGTGTTGCATTTAGCAAGGCTCTGCGATGCACCGGATCTTTACCTCAACTGTGCGATGttaattagaaaaaaattcaGATCAGTGAAGAAAACAGAGGGATGGAAATTCTTGCACACAAATGATCCTCGGCTCGAAAAGGACATTGTCCAATTCATCAACGAGGACAAATCG aGGAAGTCGAGAATGAAGAGACAGAGGGAGGAACAGGAGGTGATTATGCAACTGAGTGAAGCAATGGAATGTTTGGAACATATATGTACGGAAGGATGTACCAGCGTGGCGCCGTACGATGTGGATGTTAAAGAACAGAGGAAGAGGATGCCTTGTTCGAAATTCTCCACGTGTCAAGGATTGCAGGTGCTGATTCGGCATTTTGCCACGTGTGAGAAGAGGGTCAAGGGAGGGTGTATGAGGTGTAAGCGATTGTGGCAACTCTTTAGGCTTCATTCCTGTATTTGCATTCATCAAGATTCATGCAAGGTCCCTTTATGCAG GCAATTTCATTTGAAAATGGAGAAAGAGAACAAGGAAGATGATGCGAGCTGGAAATTACTAGTCAGGAAAGTGGGCTCAGCTAAAGCTATGTCTTCCTTACAGCAGCTACTAAAGAGATGA